A genome region from Scleropages formosus chromosome 6, fSclFor1.1, whole genome shotgun sequence includes the following:
- the LOC108935591 gene encoding ribosome-binding protein 1-like, whose protein sequence is MGQLSYLIVLCLVLLLLHGHSGRAGRSSSSRSKTSSSSKSSGSSSSSKSSGSSSSSKSTGSGHKTSYSTKTNAGTSSHNPTQHHPDHGSPHQFPNKNPAAGGYPKQTPAAGGYPNQNPAAGGYPKQTPAAGGYPKQTPAAGGYPNQNPAAGGYPNQNPAPGGYPKQTPAVGSYPNQNPAAGGYPHQFPNQNPAAGGYPNQNPAAGGYPKQTPAVGSYPNQNPAAGGYPHQFPNQNPAAGGYPNQNPAAGGYPNQNPAPGGYPKQTPAVGSYPNQNPAAGGYPHQFPNQNPAAGGYPNQNPAAGGYPHQFPNQNPAAGGYPNQNPAAGGYPNQYPGAGGYPYHYPGRGGVSPGGYPKQYPSAGNFPGGGAAYPSDKILSPRYGWGYSYGASGVGGSPFSRKVQSKGHFPSEKSKGFGKKAAVAAGLGVMTGAAVGYGVGRYSSPKFGFQNPMEEQFYNYYMYNRYNSNPTHIDHHHKPTQNSGKRKNYNRNNPSRNNPSQNNPSQTDVFSSQHLENFMEDCMKRTDLLKEKHDGSRRQGADGAGSQEVKPRPTGVPKAQEDHSSRSIGTERFEIPAPGNDSINITSTEGGMLDIPKEERSPAPAASPLEDDNDTVSIVEIGYPELVEQLKIRRCVELYTVYEEQRQKNAERVEIPFGSGVQQHPLCHGVVLLFTTALMVLSSTLLLH, encoded by the coding sequence ATGGGGCAACTTTCATACCTGATTGTCCTGTgtctggtgctgctgctgctacacgGTCACTCTGGCAGAGCCGGGCGGAGCAGCAGTTCAAGGTCAAAGACGTCCTCGAGCAGTAAGAGCTCTGGATCTTCCTCTAGTAGCAAGAGCTCTGGATCTTCCTCTAGCAGCAAGAGCACAGGGTCTGGACACAAGACATCCTATAGCACAAAAACCAATGCAGGGACCTCCAGTCACAACCCGACCCAACATCATCCAGATCATGGCTCCCCTCACCAGTTTCCCAACAAAAATCCAGCTGCGGGTGGTTACCCAAAGCAAACTCCAGCTGCTGGTGGTTACCCCAACCAAAATCCAGCCGCTGGTGGTTACCCCAAGCAAACTCCAGCTGCTGGTGGTTACCCCAAGCAAACTCCAGCTGCTGGTGGTTACCCCAACCAAAATCCAGCTGCTGGTGGTTACCCCAACCAAAATCCAGCTCCTGGTGGTTACCCCAAACAAACTCCAGCTGTTGGTAGTTACCCCAACCAAAATCCAGCTGCTGGTGGTTACCCTCATCAGTTTCCCAACCAAAATCCAGCCGCTGGTGGTTACCCCAACCAAAATCCAGCCGCTGGTGGTTACCCCAAACAAACTCCAGCTGTTGGTAGTTACCCCAACCAAAATCCAGCTGCTGGTGGTTACCCTCATCAGTTTCCCAACCAAAATCCAGCCGCTGGTGGTTACCCCAACCAAAATCCAGCCGCTGGTGGTTACCCCAACCAAAATCCAGCTCCTGGTGGTTATCCCAAACAAACTCCAGCTGTTGGTAGTTACCCCAACCAAAATCCAGCTGCTGGTGGTTACCCTCATCAGTTTCCCAACCAAAATCCAGCCGCTGGTGGTTACCCCAACCAAAATCCAGCCGCTGGTGGTTACCCTCATCAGTTTCCCAACCAAAATCCAGCCGCTGGTGGTTACCCCAACCAAAATCCAGCTGCTGGTGGTTACCCCAACCAGTATCCAGGTGCAGGTGGTTACCCCTACCATTATCCTGGGAGAGGGGGAGTCAGTCCTGGAGGATACCCAAAACAGTATCCGTCAGCTGGAAATTTCCCTGGAGGGGGTGCAGCGTATCCCAGTGACAAGATCCTGAGTCCCCGCTATGGGTGGGGCTACAGCTATGGTGCTAGTGGTGTGGGGGGCTCCCCTTTTTCTCGAAAAGTGCAAAGCAAAGGTCATTTCCCCTCTGAAAAATCCAAGGGCTTTGGGAagaaggcagcagtggctgcaggGTTGGGGGTCATGACTGGCGCAGCAGTCGGCTATGGGGTTGGCAGATATTCCAGTCCCAAATTTGGTTTCCAAAACCCAATGGAGGAGCAATTCTACAACTACTACATGTACAACCGTTACAACTCTAATCCCACTCACATTGACCATCATCATAAACCCACCCAGAACAGTGGCAAAAGGAAGAATTACAACAGGAATAACCCGAGCCGGAATAACCCGAGCCAGAATAACCCGAGCCAAACCGATGTTTTTTCCAGCCAGCACCTAGAGAATTTCATGGAAGACTGCATGAAGAGGACCGACTTACTAAAGGAGAAGCATGATGGCAGCCGCCGGCAAGGCGCCGATGGGGCAGGATCGCAAGAAGTCAAGCCAAGGCCTACAGGGGTGCCGAAAGCTCAGGAAGACCATTCGAGCAGAAGCATAGGCACTGAACGTTTCGAGATTCCTGCACCAGGTAATGACAGCATCAATATCACATCCACTGAAGGAGGCATGCTTGACATCCCAAAGGAGGAGCGATCCCCAGCCCCTGCTGCAAGCCCACTGGAAGATGATAATGACACGGTAAGCATTGTCGAAATTGGATATCCAGAGCTAGTGGAGCAGCTTAAGATACGGCGATGCGTGGAGTTGTATACCGTCTATGAAGAACAGCGACAGAAGAATGCTGAGAGGGTAGAGATCCCTTTTGGGAGCGGGGTGCAACAGCACCCTCTCTGTCATGGAGTAGTACTGCTATTTACCACTGCACTCATGGTCTTGAGCAGCACACTCCTGCTTCACTGA